Within Paracoccus jeotgali, the genomic segment CGACCGGATCGTCGCGCAGCGGGTCGTCCAGCACCTTCAGCGACAGCGAGGGGCAGCCCGACAGCCGCATGCAGGCGTGATCGCCGGTGCAGACCTCGGCATCGACGCCGAAGCGGGGGATATCCACCCGCCGCCCGTCGCGGATCGCCTGCGCGCGCAAGGGCTTCTCGCGCCGCTGCCGGTTCAGCATGCATTCGGACGAGGCGACGATGACCTTGGGCCCGGTGTCGGTCGTGGTCAGCGCCTCGCGGATGGTGTCGCGCATCCGGCCGACATCATAGGTCCGGTCGATCTGGCGCACCCATTTGATGCCGATTCCCGCCAGCGCCTTGGAGATCGGGTTGTTCGTCGCCTTGCTGCTGTTCTGCGCGCGCGAGGACATGACGTCCTGCCCGCCCGTCGCGGCGGAATAGTAGTTGTCGACGACAATCGCCACGCCGTCGGATTTGTTGAACGCCATGTTGCCGAAGCTGGAGGACAGCCCGTTATGCCAGAACCCGCCATCGCCGATGATCGCGACCGGGCGTTTTTCGCCGCCGCCGTCGAAGGCGCCATTGGCGGCGGGGCCGAGGCCGTAACCCATCGTTGCGCCGCCGATCTCGAAGGGCGGCAGGGCGGCGAACAGGTGACAGCCGATATCGGCGGCGATCTGGTGCTTGCCCAGCTCCTGCTCGACCAGCTTCATGGCGGCGAAGATAGGGCGTTCGGGGCAGCCGGTGCAGAACCCCGGCGGGCGGATCGGCACCGTCTTGGACAGGTCCGGAATCGCCGGGGCGGGCGCGTTGGGGGCGCGCAGCGCATCGGCCAGCATGTCGGGCGCGGCCTCTTTCAAGAACGCCCCGATGCCGTCGCGCATGACGGTGCCAGTGTATTCGCCCGCCATCGGGAACACGTCCTTGCCATGCAGCCGCAGCGAGGCCCCGGCGCGGTAGAGGAACGAGCCGAGCTGGTTCTCGATGAATTCGGGCTGGCCTTCCTCGACCACAAGGATCGAATCCTTGCCCTTGCAGAAGTCGTGAAACTCGTCCGCCACCAGCGGCCATGTCACGTTCAACACATACAGCGGCACCTGGCTGTTGCCGTGGATATCCGCGAGGCCCAAATGCTGCAGCGCGCGGATCACGCCGTTATACATCCCGCCCTGCAGCACGATGCCCACCGGCGCGCGGTCGGGGCCAAAGACCTCGTTCAGGCCGCGCTCGCGGATGAAGGCCTCGGCGGCGGGCCAGCGGTTCTTCACCTTGTCCTGTTCGTGCTGATAGGACATCGGCGGCAGCACGACGCGGGCGAAATCGGACCGGGGATTGGCCACCGCGTCCTTGACGCTGAAGGCCGGGGGCCGGTTGTCGCGGCAGGCAAAGCTGCCGGTGACATGACAGGCGCGGATGCGGACCATCATCATGACCGGCGTGTTCGATGCCTCGGACAGATCAAAGCTGTCGGACACCGCCTTGACGATGCTGGGCAGGTTCGGGCGCGGGTCCATCAGCCAGAATTGCGACTTCATCGCGAATGCGTGGGTGCGTTCCTGCATGATCGAGGAACCCTCGCCGTAATCCTCGCCCACGATGATCAGCGCGCCGCCGGTCACCCCTGACGAGGACAGGTTCGCCAGCGCGTCAGAGGCCACGTTGACCCCCACCGGCCCCTTGAAGGTGACCGCCCCGCGAATGGGATAATGGACCGAGGCGGCCAGCATGGCGGCGGCGGCGGCCTCGTTGGCGTTGGCCTCGAACCGGACGCCCAGTTCGGACAGCAGATCCTCGGCATCGGCCAGCACATCCATCAGATGCGAAATCGGCGCGCCCTGATA encodes:
- a CDS encoding thiamine pyrophosphate-dependent enzyme, encoding MAERSFKAEVQHLRRGQGEVFTGEGILAITKALLESGVGYVGGYQGAPISHLMDVLADAEDLLSELGVRFEANANEAAAAAMLAASVHYPIRGAVTFKGPVGVNVASDALANLSSSGVTGGALIIVGEDYGEGSSIMQERTHAFAMKSQFWLMDPRPNLPSIVKAVSDSFDLSEASNTPVMMMVRIRACHVTGSFACRDNRPPAFSVKDAVANPRSDFARVVLPPMSYQHEQDKVKNRWPAAEAFIRERGLNEVFGPDRAPVGIVLQGGMYNGVIRALQHLGLADIHGNSQVPLYVLNVTWPLVADEFHDFCKGKDSILVVEEGQPEFIENQLGSFLYRAGASLRLHGKDVFPMAGEYTGTVMRDGIGAFLKEAAPDMLADALRAPNAPAPAIPDLSKTVPIRPPGFCTGCPERPIFAAMKLVEQELGKHQIAADIGCHLFAALPPFEIGGATMGYGLGPAANGAFDGGGEKRPVAIIGDGGFWHNGLSSSFGNMAFNKSDGVAIVVDNYYSAATGGQDVMSSRAQNSSKATNNPISKALAGIGIKWVRQIDRTYDVGRMRDTIREALTTTDTGPKVIVASSECMLNRQRREKPLRAQAIRDGRRVDIPRFGVDAEVCTGDHACMRLSGCPSLSLKVLDDPLRDDPVASIDQSCVGCGNCGEVADAAILCPSFYRADVVHNPGRFESRIAAMRARLRGWLTRRREARRLSFGVAP